CCGGTCTCGACCATCGCGCCGACGGGGCGCCTGTAGATCATCACGCCGCTGACCGGCGCGGCCACCATGTCAACGGCGGCCAAAGGGCAGACCCGGCCCCGCCATTCGGGCAAGGGCGCGGCCGCGCCGCTGATCAGGCCGCGCCGCGTCAACACCTCGGCCAGGGCGCGCGCATCCTTGGCCGCCAGAGCGTCATCGACCTCGGCCGCCCCGCGCAGTTCCACGGTCAAGGCCAGACAGCGCCCGGGCAAAGGCGCGCCGCGCCGCGCCGCCAGGGCGGTCCACGGCCCCGACAGGCTTTCATCGAAGGGCTGGTCGCCCGAGTGATCGGCCAGCAGCACCGCCTCCGCCCCCAGCAGCCGGGCGATATCCTCGGCCGCCGGCCAATCGGCGGTGGCGCCATAGAGATGAACCACGGCGTCCAGATCGCAATGCAGGTCAAGGGCCAGATCGGCGTCCAGCGCCAGCCCCTGCAGGGTGTGGCGCAGGGCGGCGACCTCGCCGGGTGGCGGCTTGGTCCCGGCCCAAGCGGCGCTCAGGGCCTCGCGCACCCGGGCCGCATCAGCCCCAGGGTCGGCGCCAAGGTCCTCGGCCACAGCCAGGGCCGCCGGGGCGTAATCGCCGTAATGGCGGTTGAAATTGCCGCCGCCGTCCAGATCGAAGCGCCCGAAAGCCATGCCGCCGATTCTTTGGCCAAGGCCGATCGGATTGGCCAGCGGCACAAGGATGATCTCGCCGGTGATCCGCCCCTCGGCCTCGGCCCGGTCGAGCAGCCGGGCGAGGTGGTCAAGAACGA
The DNA window shown above is from Rhodospirillum rubrum ATCC 11170 and carries:
- a CDS encoding succinylglutamate desuccinylase/aspartoacylase family protein, producing MVERISLPLPGPTPGTSRALGGLRYGRRGARPKAYLQAALHADELPGVVVLDHLARLLDRAEAEGRITGEIILVPLANPIGLGQRIGGMAFGRFDLDGGGNFNRHYGDYAPAALAVAEDLGADPGADAARVREALSAAWAGTKPPPGEVAALRHTLQGLALDADLALDLHCDLDAVVHLYGATADWPAAEDIARLLGAEAVLLADHSGDQPFDESLSGPWTALAARRGAPLPGRCLALTVELRGAAEVDDALAAKDARALAEVLTRRGLISGAAAPLPEWRGRVCPLAAVDMVAAPVSGVMIYRRPVGAMVETGEVIGEILDPLAEGAARRVGVLAGTSGPIFARLSDQRLVRAGDIVCKIAGQEPLAHRTGTLLTA